The Chloroflexaceae bacterium genome has a segment encoding these proteins:
- the lon gene encoding endopeptidase La gives MPEEIPVLFNFPASGAPDPADNQPQEERDLAVLPLSDTVLFPYMQAQLFLSEAAALAAVEAAGAGDHTLLALACRNVHGECTSLEDLYTIGVEAHVERARKMPDGSTGVTLVGRRRMRVVALLSEWPVLRVRAMPLAPVEERSIAVEALMRSVLALFERVVRMSRSLPDDAYVTALNVNQAGGLADLIAATLPLSRATRQELLETLDPEERLHRVSALLSRELDVLELESRIQSQVQKEVDRSQRELYLREQLKIIQRELGQEDPTQREMRALRERAAAIPLPERARARVAEEIARLESIPPHSPEHAVVRTYLDWVLALPWGAISDDRTDLRAAARVLDKNHYGLSRVKDRILEFIAVRQLAGSHQHSPILCLVGPPGVGKTSLGRSVAEALGRNFVRLSLGGVRDEAEIRGHRRTYIGAMPGRIIQRMKEAGALNPVLMLDEVDKIGADFRGDPADALLEVLDPELNNTFADHYLDLPFDLSKVFFITSANYLDEIPEPLLDRMEVIELPGYTEEEKLQIARRFLVPRQIAACGLPPGSLRFGETTLRAIIRGYTYEAGVRGLEREIAAICRKVARRIAEGRRAPRVITPRLVEKLLGPPRYDVSSVEEHDQIGVATGMAYTGAGGDTLPVEVSLMEGKGALTLTGQLGEVMQESAHAALSYARANAAALGLDARRFEKTDIHVHVPEGATPKDGPSAGLTIAIALISALSGRTVRRDVAMTGEMTLRGRILPVGGIKEKVLGAYRAGIREVVLPKKNGRDLVEIPTVVRSKLTVRLVSHIDEVIALVLGPPPPKPEKRSARAVITRAREA, from the coding sequence GTGCCCGAGGAGATTCCGGTCCTGTTCAATTTTCCAGCCAGCGGCGCGCCTGATCCAGCCGACAATCAGCCCCAGGAGGAGCGCGATCTGGCCGTGCTGCCGCTCTCCGATACCGTCCTCTTCCCATACATGCAGGCGCAACTCTTTCTGAGCGAGGCGGCGGCCCTGGCCGCGGTGGAGGCGGCTGGCGCAGGCGATCACACGCTGCTGGCGCTGGCGTGCCGCAACGTCCACGGCGAATGTACCAGCCTGGAGGATCTGTACACTATCGGGGTCGAAGCGCATGTAGAGCGGGCGCGCAAGATGCCCGATGGCTCTACTGGCGTGACGCTCGTGGGCCGGCGGCGCATGCGCGTCGTTGCCCTGCTGAGCGAGTGGCCGGTGCTGCGGGTGCGGGCTATGCCGCTCGCGCCAGTCGAAGAGCGCAGCATCGCCGTCGAGGCGCTGATGCGCAGCGTGCTGGCGCTCTTCGAGCGCGTGGTGCGTATGTCGCGCTCCCTGCCCGATGACGCCTATGTTACGGCCCTGAACGTGAACCAGGCCGGCGGCCTCGCCGACCTGATTGCCGCGACCCTGCCCCTCTCTCGCGCCACGCGCCAGGAACTGCTGGAAACCCTCGATCCCGAAGAACGTCTGCACCGCGTCAGCGCCCTCCTCTCGCGCGAACTGGACGTGCTTGAACTGGAGAGCCGCATTCAGTCGCAGGTGCAAAAGGAGGTGGACCGCAGCCAGCGCGAACTCTACCTGCGTGAGCAGTTGAAGATCATTCAGCGCGAACTCGGCCAGGAGGACCCGACACAACGCGAGATGCGCGCCCTCCGCGAACGGGCCGCCGCCATCCCGCTGCCTGAACGCGCCCGCGCCCGCGTCGCCGAGGAGATCGCCCGTCTGGAGAGCATTCCGCCCCATAGCCCCGAGCACGCCGTGGTGCGCACCTACCTGGATTGGGTGCTGGCCCTGCCCTGGGGCGCGATAAGCGACGATCGCACCGATCTGCGGGCGGCGGCCCGCGTCCTCGACAAGAACCACTACGGGCTGTCCAGAGTCAAGGACCGCATCCTGGAGTTTATCGCCGTGCGCCAACTGGCCGGCTCGCACCAGCACTCTCCCATTCTCTGCCTGGTTGGTCCGCCCGGTGTGGGCAAGACCAGCCTGGGCCGCAGCGTCGCCGAGGCGTTGGGGCGCAACTTCGTGCGCCTGAGCCTGGGCGGGGTGCGCGATGAGGCCGAGATCCGCGGCCATCGCCGCACCTACATCGGGGCCATGCCCGGGCGCATCATCCAGCGCATGAAAGAGGCCGGGGCCCTCAATCCGGTGCTGATGCTCGATGAGGTGGATAAGATCGGCGCGGATTTTCGCGGCGATCCCGCTGATGCGCTGCTTGAGGTGCTCGATCCGGAACTGAATAATACGTTCGCCGATCATTATCTCGATCTGCCATTCGATCTTTCAAAGGTGTTCTTCATTACCAGCGCCAACTATCTCGATGAGATCCCCGAGCCGCTGCTTGACCGCATGGAAGTGATCGAGTTGCCCGGCTATACCGAGGAAGAGAAGCTGCAGATCGCCCGGCGCTTCCTCGTGCCCCGGCAGATCGCCGCCTGCGGGCTGCCGCCCGGCTCGCTGCGTTTCGGTGAGACGACGCTGCGGGCGATCATTCGCGGCTATACCTACGAAGCCGGGGTGCGCGGCCTGGAGCGGGAGATTGCCGCGATCTGCCGCAAGGTCGCCCGGCGCATTGCCGAGGGACGGCGCGCTCCCCGCGTTATTACGCCGCGCCTGGTGGAGAAGCTGCTTGGGCCGCCGCGCTACGATGTGAGCAGCGTGGAGGAACACGACCAGATCGGCGTCGCCACGGGGATGGCCTACACCGGCGCGGGCGGCGATACGCTGCCCGTCGAGGTTTCATTGATGGAGGGAAAGGGCGCTCTGACCCTCACCGGGCAACTCGGCGAGGTGATGCAGGAGTCGGCCCACGCCGCGCTGTCGTATGCGCGGGCCAATGCCGCGGCCCTGGGGTTGGACGCCCGGCGCTTCGAGAAGACTGATATCCACGTGCACGTACCCGAAGGCGCCACGCCCAAGGACGGCCCCTCCGCCGGTCTGACGATCGCCATCGCGCTGATCTCCGCCCTCAGCGGCCGCACCGTGCGCCGCGACGTAGCGATGACCGGCGAGATGACCCTCCGCGGGCGTATTCTGCCTGTTGGCGGGATCAAGGAGAAGGTGCTCGGCGCCTACCGTGCCGGTATCCGCGAGGTGGTGCTGCCCAAGAAGAATGGCCGCGACCTGGTCGAAATCCCCACCGTGGTGCGCTCCAAGTTGACCGTGCGCCTGGTCAGCCATATTGACGAGGTTATCGCCCTGGTCCTCGGCCCGCCGCCGCCAAAGCCCGAGAAGCGCAGCGCCCGCGCCGTGATCACCCGCGCACGCGAAGCGTGA
- a CDS encoding SH3 domain-containing protein has product MGDPENRRGQTQRLPDRDAPGHTGRSSQTRRYDPDEGEWVERAPADPHWRRERSSGRRRQARGLLPASPQELQLWLQAGGWRYLAGIALLVIVLLIALLALGRTEQRESGLGFREPTAAPVTTPVPGGVLSGEPYPSPMAETSVAAPAGRRFYIVSGTGGQGLFLRPDPSTAGAPITTLPEGTRVEALGEEVPGGDYLWRKVRAPDGREGYVAADFLVEAP; this is encoded by the coding sequence ATGGGCGATCCCGAAAACCGGCGCGGGCAGACGCAGCGGCTTCCCGACCGCGACGCGCCAGGGCATACCGGCCGCTCCTCCCAGACGCGGCGCTACGATCCCGACGAGGGCGAGTGGGTCGAGCGAGCGCCGGCCGATCCGCACTGGCGCAGGGAACGTTCGTCTGGCCGGCGCCGCCAGGCGCGGGGCCTGCTGCCGGCGTCGCCCCAGGAACTCCAACTGTGGTTGCAGGCCGGAGGATGGCGCTACCTGGCGGGTATCGCGCTGCTGGTAATTGTCCTGCTGATCGCCCTGCTCGCCCTTGGACGCACCGAACAGCGTGAAAGCGGCCTGGGCTTTCGCGAGCCGACCGCCGCGCCGGTGACGACCCCTGTACCCGGAGGCGTGCTGTCAGGCGAACCGTACCCGTCGCCGATGGCGGAGACATCGGTGGCGGCCCCGGCGGGCCGGCGTTTCTACATTGTCAGCGGTACGGGCGGTCAGGGTCTCTTCCTGCGTCCCGATCCCTCGACCGCCGGCGCGCCGATCACCACCCTGCCCGAAGGCACGCGCGTAGAAGCCCTCGGCGAGGAGGTGCCGGGGGGCGACTACCTCTGGCGCAAGGTGCGCGCCCCCGATGGGCGCGAGGGCTACGTGGCCGCGGATTTTCTGGTCGAAGCGCCCTGA